In one Haloplanus salinus genomic region, the following are encoded:
- the mtnA gene encoding S-methyl-5-thioribose-1-phosphate isomerase, with translation MRTIEWDDGRDCIVMVDQTKLPAEYTTYHAETVPELIESIEQLRIRGASGLGAAGAYGVALAARRNDADDVDAFVDAVAADAEAIATARPTAVNLSREVDSLLGILRNCTSIPEARERTLAAAEELADLDVARNERIGDHGAELLADGDTVMTHCNAGALATVDWGTALGVVYSAQEAGKRVDVIANETRPLNQGSRITTVELEERGVETTLIPDNASGLCLQRGMVDTVIVGADRVVLDGGEEFGAQGVVFNKIGTYKHAVIADRHDVPFVVAAPHATIDTERSADEVEIEQRDGDELREIYGTRNAPPETAVYNPAFDATPTELVDYLVTETGVYEPPLDRAAFETEADRVTP, from the coding sequence ATGAGAACGATCGAGTGGGACGACGGCCGCGACTGCATCGTGATGGTCGACCAGACGAAGCTCCCGGCCGAGTACACGACCTACCACGCCGAGACGGTGCCCGAACTGATCGAGAGCATCGAGCAGTTACGCATTCGTGGGGCGTCGGGACTGGGGGCGGCCGGCGCCTACGGCGTCGCCCTCGCGGCGCGGCGAAACGACGCCGACGACGTCGACGCGTTCGTCGACGCCGTCGCCGCGGACGCCGAGGCCATCGCCACCGCGCGCCCGACGGCGGTGAACCTCTCACGCGAGGTGGACTCGCTGCTCGGCATCCTCCGGAACTGTACGTCGATCCCCGAGGCGCGGGAGCGGACGCTCGCGGCGGCCGAGGAACTCGCCGACCTGGACGTGGCACGGAACGAGCGGATCGGGGACCACGGCGCCGAACTCCTCGCTGACGGCGACACGGTGATGACCCACTGTAACGCCGGCGCCCTCGCGACCGTCGACTGGGGGACAGCGCTCGGGGTCGTCTACTCCGCGCAGGAGGCGGGCAAGCGGGTCGACGTGATCGCCAACGAGACGCGCCCCCTGAATCAGGGATCACGGATCACGACCGTCGAACTGGAGGAACGCGGCGTCGAGACGACGCTCATCCCCGACAACGCGAGCGGCTTGTGTCTACAACGGGGGATGGTCGACACGGTGATCGTCGGCGCCGACCGGGTCGTCCTCGACGGCGGCGAGGAGTTCGGGGCGCAGGGGGTCGTCTTCAACAAGATCGGCACGTACAAACACGCCGTCATCGCGGACCGCCACGACGTGCCGTTCGTCGTCGCGGCGCCGCACGCGACGATAGACACCGAGCGCAGCGCCGACGAGGTGGAGATCGAGCAGCGCGACGGCGACGAACTCCGGGAAATCTACGGGACACGGAACGCGCCGCCGGAGACGGCCGTCTACAACCCCGCCTTCGACGCGACGCCGACGGAACTCGTCGACTACCTCGTCACGGAGACGGGGGTGTACGAACCGCCACTCGACCGCGCGGCCTTCGAGACCGAGGCGGATCGGGTGACCCCGTGA
- a CDS encoding 5'-deoxyadenosine deaminase codes for MLLTGTVVADSETVIPDGAVVVSGSRIEAVGERSAVAPGYADHEHQSYDVLLPGLVGGHVHSVQSLGRGIADDTELLDWLFDYILPMEASLSAEEMAVAAKLGYLEMIESGTTTCVDHLSVAHADEAFEAAGEIGIRGVLGKVLMDQRSPDGLLEDTQAALDESERLIRRYHGSFDDRVRYAVTPRFAVSCSEECLRGARELADAYDGVRIHTHASENRSEIETVKEDTGMRNIHWLDEVGLTGEDVVLAHCVWTDESEREVLAETGTHVTHCPSSNMKLASGIAPVRDYLDRGVNVALGNDGPPCNNTLDAFTEMRQASLLGKVDRLDPTATPAGDVFEMATINGARAAGFDDLGAIREGWRADIVGLSTDLSRATPLHDVLSHLVFAAHGDDVRFTMVDGTVLQEGGEVTAIDAEAVRRKASEVGLGMDLTAERRSAWRHKP; via the coding sequence ATGTTACTGACCGGAACCGTCGTCGCGGACTCGGAGACGGTGATCCCCGACGGGGCGGTCGTCGTCTCGGGATCGCGGATCGAGGCGGTGGGGGAGCGATCCGCGGTCGCCCCGGGGTACGCCGACCACGAGCACCAGTCCTACGACGTGCTGTTGCCGGGGCTGGTCGGCGGCCACGTCCACTCCGTCCAGAGCCTCGGGCGCGGCATCGCCGACGACACCGAACTGTTGGACTGGCTGTTCGACTACATCCTCCCCATGGAGGCCTCGCTCTCCGCCGAGGAGATGGCGGTCGCGGCGAAGCTGGGCTATCTGGAGATGATCGAGAGCGGAACGACGACCTGTGTCGACCACCTCTCGGTCGCCCACGCGGACGAAGCCTTCGAAGCCGCGGGCGAGATCGGCATTCGCGGCGTCCTCGGCAAGGTCCTGATGGACCAGCGGTCGCCCGACGGCCTCCTCGAAGACACTCAAGCGGCCCTCGACGAGTCCGAACGACTCATCCGGCGGTACCACGGCTCGTTCGACGACCGGGTTCGCTACGCCGTGACGCCGCGCTTCGCCGTCTCCTGTTCCGAGGAGTGCCTCCGCGGCGCGCGCGAACTGGCGGACGCGTACGACGGCGTCCGCATCCACACCCACGCCAGCGAGAACCGGAGCGAAATCGAGACGGTGAAAGAGGACACCGGGATGCGCAACATCCACTGGCTCGACGAGGTCGGTCTCACCGGCGAGGACGTCGTGTTGGCACACTGCGTCTGGACCGACGAGAGCGAGCGCGAGGTGCTCGCGGAGACGGGCACGCACGTCACGCACTGCCCGTCCTCGAACATGAAACTCGCGAGCGGCATCGCGCCGGTCCGGGACTACCTCGACCGCGGGGTCAACGTCGCCCTCGGCAACGACGGCCCGCCGTGTAACAACACGCTCGACGCGTTCACGGAGATGCGCCAGGCCAGCCTCTTGGGGAAGGTGGATCGGCTGGACCCGACGGCGACGCCGGCGGGCGACGTCTTCGAGATGGCGACGATCAACGGCGCGCGCGCCGCCGGGTTCGACGACCTCGGCGCGATCCGGGAGGGCTGGCGCGCCGACATCGTCGGCCTCAGCACGGACCTCAGCCGGGCGACTCCGCTCCACGACGTCCTCTCGCATCTGGTCTTCGCCGCCCACGGCGACGACGTGCGCTTTACGATGGTCGACGGCACCGTCCTGCAGGAGGGCGGCGAGGTGACAGCCATCGACGCCGAGGCGGTCCGGCGGAAGGCGTCCGAAGTCGGCCTCGGCATGGATCTGACGGCGGAACGCCGGTCCGCATGGCGACACAAACCCTGA
- a CDS encoding DUF4112 domain-containing protein — protein MSNDLASAFDERIDDLPPSVDRAAVGRMRFVARVLDDSVRIPGTGVRIGLDPLLGLLPVVGDAVSGVLSLYIVAESARLGVSYRALARMLTHIGIDVAGGSIPVVGDLFDAAWKANTRNVSLALADLARGDPTPTRDAGVEIEIE, from the coding sequence ATGAGCAACGACCTCGCGTCCGCGTTCGACGAACGGATCGACGACCTGCCCCCATCGGTCGACCGGGCGGCCGTCGGACGGATGCGGTTCGTAGCGCGCGTCCTTGACGACAGCGTCCGGATCCCGGGAACCGGCGTGCGGATCGGCCTCGATCCGTTACTCGGCCTCCTCCCCGTCGTGGGCGACGCCGTGAGCGGCGTGCTCTCGCTGTACATCGTCGCCGAGTCGGCCCGTCTCGGCGTCTCCTACCGGGCCCTCGCCCGGATGCTCACCCACATCGGTATCGACGTAGCCGGCGGATCGATCCCCGTCGTCGGCGACCTCTTCGACGCCGCGTGGAAGGCCAACACGCGCAACGTCTCCCTCGCGCTCGCGGACCTCGCTCGCGGCGACCCGACGCCGACGCGGGACGCCGGCGTCGAAATCGAAATCGAGTGA
- a CDS encoding helix-turn-helix domain-containing protein yields MSVIVEFTIDSDQFVLGRVLALDPDAHVEMERVVPVPTSGGVMSYVWVQRRNPDGFETAVRGSESVRALAALDVIEDGALYRVEWGEQIESLIYGLAETNATILEAAGDDQWHFRIRFDDHSGLTNFHNYCTSHDIRFQLDRVYTVAEDQDGGYAFDLTDAQRSALVTAVRDGYFEVPRRTTLGAVGGKLGVTEQSVSENLRRGANKVLRKALLSPSA; encoded by the coding sequence ATGTCGGTCATCGTCGAGTTCACTATCGACTCCGATCAGTTCGTCCTCGGGCGAGTGCTCGCACTCGATCCGGACGCCCACGTCGAGATGGAGCGCGTCGTCCCCGTCCCCACCTCGGGCGGCGTGATGTCTTACGTTTGGGTGCAGAGACGCAATCCGGACGGGTTCGAAACGGCCGTTCGCGGTAGCGAGTCCGTCCGGGCCCTCGCGGCACTCGACGTTATCGAGGACGGCGCCCTCTACCGCGTCGAGTGGGGCGAACAGATCGAGAGCCTCATTTACGGGCTGGCCGAGACGAACGCGACGATCCTAGAGGCAGCCGGCGACGATCAGTGGCACTTCCGCATCCGGTTCGACGACCACTCCGGACTGACGAACTTCCACAACTACTGTACGAGTCACGACATCCGGTTCCAACTGGACCGCGTCTACACGGTAGCCGAGGATCAGGACGGCGGGTACGCGTTCGACCTGACGGACGCCCAGCGAAGCGCACTCGTCACCGCGGTCCGGGACGGCTACTTCGAGGTCCCGCGGCGGACGACCCTCGGCGCGGTCGGCGGGAAACTCGGCGTCACCGAACAGTCGGTTTCGGAGAACCTCCGACGCGGTGCCAACAAGGTGTTGCGAAAGGCGCTGCTGTCCCCGTCGGCGTGA
- a CDS encoding TrkH family potassium uptake protein, with protein sequence MIRVDWRVSCRLVGTVLKWLWVPLAFPLCVALVDGSARLPFVVPMAGTAALGVGLERLTGRSDLRAREAFLMVSLTWLGVAVVGAAPFVIAGQGTLAAPVNALFESMSGITTTGATVVVDFDRHSRAILLWRALLQWLGGLGILVLATAIFSQLSVGGAQLMETESQTGDSSRLTPRISETATLLGKLYLGLTGLQVTVLYGLHLVGLAPEMTLYDAVAHAFTTISTAGFSPRADSIAAFSPTVQWAIIPFMILGATSFVLIYFALRGNVDRLRESDEFRFYVGVLAFFAVVVAAVETADATYGSVEAVARHSLFQVVSIVTTTGYASTDFNLWSSSAKHLLFVCMFIGGMAGSTTCSIKTLRWLIVLKAFRRDLFVAAQPSAVRPVRLSGDVVDEETVRDVYAYTLVSIVIFILATMLVVVDASRVGLDITEFEAMGAAASTFFNVGPAFGIAGPFASYAPFPRSTKLAMTFLMWIGRIEIIPVFVLLTPSYWRA encoded by the coding sequence ATGATCCGCGTCGACTGGCGGGTGAGTTGTCGGCTCGTCGGGACGGTCCTGAAGTGGCTTTGGGTGCCGCTCGCGTTCCCGCTCTGTGTCGCGCTCGTCGACGGGAGCGCTCGCCTCCCCTTCGTGGTCCCGATGGCCGGCACCGCCGCTCTCGGCGTCGGTCTCGAGCGGCTGACCGGACGGAGCGACCTGCGGGCCCGCGAGGCCTTTCTCATGGTGTCGCTCACCTGGCTCGGCGTCGCCGTCGTCGGCGCCGCCCCCTTCGTCATCGCCGGGCAGGGAACGCTCGCCGCCCCGGTGAACGCCCTGTTCGAGAGCATGAGCGGTATCACCACGACGGGGGCGACCGTCGTCGTGGACTTCGACCGCCACTCGCGGGCGATACTCCTGTGGCGGGCGCTGCTTCAGTGGCTCGGCGGCCTCGGAATCCTCGTTTTGGCGACGGCCATCTTCTCGCAGCTCTCCGTCGGCGGCGCACAGTTGATGGAGACGGAGAGTCAGACGGGGGACAGTAGCCGTCTCACGCCGCGCATCTCCGAGACGGCGACGCTTCTCGGGAAACTGTATCTCGGCCTGACCGGCCTCCAGGTGACCGTCCTCTACGGGCTCCACCTCGTCGGTCTCGCCCCCGAGATGACGCTCTACGACGCCGTCGCCCACGCGTTTACCACCATCTCGACGGCCGGATTCTCGCCACGCGCCGACAGCATCGCCGCCTTCTCGCCCACCGTCCAATGGGCGATCATCCCCTTCATGATCCTCGGCGCGACGAGTTTCGTCCTCATCTACTTCGCGCTTCGGGGGAACGTCGACCGCCTCCGCGAGAGCGACGAGTTCCGGTTCTACGTCGGCGTCCTCGCGTTCTTCGCCGTCGTCGTCGCGGCCGTCGAGACGGCCGACGCGACGTACGGGAGCGTCGAGGCCGTCGCCCGTCACTCGCTGTTTCAGGTCGTCTCCATCGTCACGACCACCGGCTACGCGAGCACCGATTTCAACCTCTGGTCGTCGTCCGCCAAACATCTCCTCTTCGTCTGTATGTTCATCGGCGGCATGGCCGGGAGCACGACGTGTTCGATCAAGACGTTGCGCTGGCTGATCGTCCTCAAGGCGTTTCGCCGGGACCTGTTCGTCGCCGCCCAGCCCAGCGCCGTCCGGCCGGTTCGGCTGAGCGGCGACGTCGTCGACGAGGAGACCGTCCGGGACGTCTACGCGTACACGCTCGTGAGCATCGTCATCTTCATCCTCGCGACGATGCTCGTCGTCGTCGACGCCTCGCGCGTCGGCCTTGACATCACCGAGTTCGAGGCGATGGGCGCCGCGGCCTCCACCTTCTTCAACGTCGGTCCGGCGTTCGGCATCGCCGGCCCGTTCGCGAGCTACGCGCCCTTCCCGCGGTCGACCAAACTCGCGATGACCTTCCTCATGTGGATCGGTCGCATCGAGATCATCCCCGTGTTCGTGCTGTTGACGCCGTCGTACTGGCGTGCGTGA
- a CDS encoding class II aldolase/adducin family protein, with amino-acid sequence MTDDLPHGTARTTVGDVGRELLERELTTGTGGNVSHRCADGETVAVSPSGVPYGDVTPERVPLVTLDGEQVTGGLDASSETPIHTALYRRRDDVGGVVHTHSPYASTFATLGESIPASHYLIAVAGDEVPVAGYARPGSEELAELAAETMGADYDACLLQNHGTLAVGETAEAALEVASMVEYCARIHYQAISVGEPIVLPDEEVAHLRSMFEGYGQR; translated from the coding sequence ATGACGGACGACTTGCCACACGGCACGGCACGGACGACGGTCGGCGACGTCGGACGCGAGCTGCTCGAACGGGAACTGACCACGGGCACCGGCGGGAACGTGAGTCACCGGTGTGCCGACGGTGAGACGGTCGCCGTCTCGCCGTCGGGGGTCCCCTACGGCGACGTGACTCCGGAGCGTGTCCCCCTCGTCACCCTCGACGGCGAGCAAGTGACGGGCGGCCTCGACGCCTCCAGCGAGACGCCGATACATACGGCGCTCTACCGCCGGCGGGACGACGTCGGCGGGGTCGTCCACACCCACTCCCCGTATGCGAGCACGTTCGCCACGCTCGGCGAGTCTATCCCGGCGTCGCACTACCTGATCGCCGTCGCCGGCGACGAGGTCCCGGTCGCGGGGTACGCACGCCCCGGGAGCGAGGAACTGGCCGAACTCGCGGCCGAGACGATGGGAGCCGACTACGACGCCTGCCTCCTCCAGAACCACGGGACGCTCGCCGTCGGCGAGACGGCCGAAGCGGCGCTCGAAGTGGCGTCGATGGTCGAGTACTGCGCGCGCATCCACTACCAGGCCATCAGCGTCGGCGAACCGATCGTCCTCCCCGACGAGGAGGTCGCCCACCTCCGCTCGATGTTCGAAGGCTACGGTCAGCGCTGA
- a CDS encoding class I SAM-dependent methyltransferase yields MNSLQDVFAHLRSDGDVDGIYTTLAPLYRATYAARGRIEGQLAVASEHAPPHVTNVFELGCGTGDLVAALDERYPRVVGLDTSAEMCHVAAAHGPTCRASASALAPSTFDLGVAMGAVLGHIQPAAERKTTLTHVRDALAPGGRFVCSVHDRRGLSEPRRRRLTTTVDGFRIHQYDVQRPAADGTFDWQVSFEMTDLDSGRTAETTTTTRLRSFTPEELTGLFETADLRPVRTTPREFVAGDGEDGRAFVAVAERPRDR; encoded by the coding sequence ATGAACTCGCTCCAGGACGTGTTCGCCCACCTCCGCTCGGACGGGGACGTCGACGGCATCTACACCACGCTGGCCCCGCTCTACCGGGCTACCTACGCGGCCCGCGGCCGCATCGAGGGCCAGCTCGCGGTCGCAAGCGAGCACGCCCCGCCCCACGTCACGAACGTCTTCGAACTGGGGTGCGGGACCGGCGACCTCGTCGCGGCGCTCGACGAACGCTACCCGCGGGTGGTCGGCCTCGATACGAGCGCCGAGATGTGCCACGTTGCAGCAGCACACGGGCCGACGTGTCGGGCCAGCGCCAGCGCCCTCGCCCCCTCGACGTTCGACCTCGGCGTCGCGATGGGAGCCGTGCTGGGTCACATTCAGCCGGCAGCCGAACGGAAGACGACGCTCACACACGTTCGGGACGCACTCGCTCCCGGTGGCCGGTTCGTCTGTAGCGTCCACGACCGTCGAGGGCTGTCCGAGCCTCGACGGCGTCGTCTCACGACGACCGTCGACGGCTTTCGAATCCACCAGTACGACGTTCAGCGGCCGGCCGCCGACGGCACCTTCGACTGGCAGGTCTCCTTCGAGATGACCGACCTCGACTCCGGCCGGACGGCCGAGACGACGACGACCACCCGGCTCCGTTCGTTCACCCCGGAGGAACTTACCGGCCTGTTCGAGACCGCGGATCTCCGCCCGGTGCGGACCACCCCCCGGGAGTTCGTCGCCGGCGACGGCGAGGACGGACGGGCGTTCGTCGCCGTCGCGGAGCGACCACGCGACCGATAG
- a CDS encoding archaea-specific SMC-related protein, with the protein MHTELLGDRASLDVRNVGGIDETAVTFEPGITILTGRNATNRTSLLRSIMAVVGSDDASLKAGADEGHVELTVGNERYVRTFTRSNGTVTTGGNPFLDDPELADLFAFLLESNEARRSVAMSEDLRELIMRPVDTDAIHAEIRELEREKSRIDDELDGLEELKGDLPALERKRSRLEGDIEAKREELAAKEEDIEARDAGVDETRAEKRELESRLDDLREKRSALERVRSDIDLQQDSIESLTVERRELEAEREELPGAPTGKHAELGDEIEQLRGRIDTLEREVSNLQDVIGFNEDQLDETAAITTHLDGDDGGSVTDTLVDDSVVCWTCGSAVDSERITRTLDQLRAVRQEKLETMRTLESELSELKEQRRAYREQRQRRESIDRKLDDIAAELEDRETQLESLREERESLNDDIEALEAEIGTLEADDFGDVLDLHKEANQLEFELGRLESDLDDVADRIGSIEERLTEEEQLRSQREEVDAELRNLRTRISRIEENAVEQFNEHMAAVLDILGYDNLERVWIERVERTVREGRRNVEKTLFELHIVRSTESGATFEDTIDHLSESEREVTGLVFALAGYLVHEVYETVPFVLLDSLEAIDSERIAALIEYVADYAEFLVAALLPEDAQALDDDYPRVTEI; encoded by the coding sequence ATGCATACGGAACTGCTCGGAGACCGAGCTAGTCTCGACGTACGGAACGTCGGCGGCATCGACGAGACGGCCGTCACGTTCGAGCCCGGGATCACGATCCTAACTGGGCGAAACGCGACGAACCGAACGTCGTTGCTTCGCTCGATCATGGCGGTCGTGGGCAGCGACGACGCCTCGCTCAAGGCGGGTGCGGACGAGGGCCACGTCGAACTCACGGTCGGAAACGAACGGTACGTACGAACGTTCACGCGGTCGAACGGAACCGTGACGACCGGCGGCAACCCGTTTCTGGACGATCCGGAGCTCGCCGACCTCTTCGCGTTTCTGCTGGAGTCGAACGAGGCCAGGCGGTCGGTCGCGATGAGCGAGGACCTGCGCGAACTCATCATGCGGCCGGTCGACACCGACGCCATTCACGCCGAGATTCGGGAGCTCGAACGCGAGAAGTCCCGGATCGACGACGAACTCGACGGTCTGGAGGAGCTGAAAGGCGACCTGCCGGCGCTCGAACGGAAGCGGAGTCGGCTCGAGGGCGACATCGAGGCGAAACGCGAGGAGCTGGCGGCGAAGGAGGAAGACATCGAGGCACGGGACGCCGGCGTCGACGAGACGCGTGCGGAGAAACGGGAGCTCGAATCGCGGCTCGACGACCTGCGTGAGAAGCGGTCGGCGCTGGAGCGGGTCCGCTCCGACATCGACCTCCAGCAGGACAGCATCGAGTCGCTCACGGTCGAGCGTCGGGAACTGGAGGCGGAACGCGAAGAGCTCCCCGGCGCCCCGACGGGCAAGCACGCCGAACTCGGCGACGAGATCGAGCAGCTTCGTGGGCGGATCGACACGCTGGAACGCGAAGTGAGCAACCTCCAGGACGTGATCGGGTTCAACGAGGATCAGCTCGACGAGACGGCGGCGATCACGACACACCTGGACGGGGACGACGGGGGGTCGGTGACGGACACCCTCGTCGACGACTCGGTGGTGTGCTGGACCTGTGGCTCCGCCGTCGACTCGGAGCGAATCACGAGGACGCTGGATCAGTTGCGTGCGGTCCGCCAGGAGAAGTTGGAGACGATGCGGACGCTCGAATCGGAGCTGAGCGAACTGAAGGAGCAGCGACGGGCGTACCGCGAGCAACGGCAACGCCGGGAGTCGATCGACCGCAAGCTCGACGACATCGCGGCCGAACTCGAGGACCGCGAGACGCAACTCGAGAGCCTCCGCGAGGAGCGCGAGTCGCTCAACGACGACATCGAGGCGCTCGAAGCGGAGATCGGGACCTTGGAGGCCGACGACTTCGGCGACGTACTCGACCTCCACAAGGAGGCGAACCAACTGGAGTTCGAACTCGGCCGCCTCGAATCCGACCTCGACGACGTGGCCGACCGGATCGGGTCGATAGAGGAGCGCCTGACCGAGGAAGAGCAGCTCCGCTCCCAGCGCGAGGAGGTCGACGCGGAACTGCGGAACCTCCGGACGCGAATTAGCCGGATCGAGGAGAACGCCGTCGAGCAGTTCAACGAGCACATGGCGGCCGTCCTCGACATCCTCGGCTACGACAACCTCGAACGGGTCTGGATCGAGCGGGTCGAGCGCACCGTCCGGGAGGGGCGACGGAACGTCGAAAAGACGCTGTTCGAACTCCACATCGTCCGCAGCACCGAGAGCGGGGCCACGTTCGAGGACACCATCGACCACCTCTCGGAGAGCGAGCGCGAGGTGACCGGTCTCGTGTTCGCGCTCGCGGGCTATCTCGTCCACGAGGTGTACGAGACGGTGCCGTTCGTGTTGCTCGACTCGCTGGAGGCCATCGACTCCGAACGCATCGCCGCGCTGATCGAGTACGTCGCCGACTACGCCGAGTTCCTCGTCGCCGCCCTCCTGCCCGAGGACGCACAGGCGCTCGACGACGACTACCCCCGCGTGACGGAGATTTAG
- the rdfA gene encoding rod-determining factor RdfA, whose translation MSDNRDGGGRPSSKVARLIDEYDLGVAYGDELERRWTADGDERESLRDLADRFNRRLLESVLTAAGTSTVSGEVANLYRLLTADDVSSGMRTEARARLERDGVDVDGLERDFVTYQAIRSYLTEYRDAEYEEPSAAERVESVLETIQRLRSRLRSITEGSLDRLRSTDRLTLGTFRLFVDVDVLCEDCGAQYGVAELLERGGCDCEDD comes from the coding sequence ATGTCCGACAACCGCGACGGCGGCGGCCGACCATCCAGCAAGGTGGCCCGACTGATCGACGAGTACGACCTCGGCGTGGCGTACGGCGACGAACTCGAACGCCGCTGGACGGCAGACGGCGACGAGCGGGAGAGCCTCCGTGACCTCGCCGACCGCTTCAACCGGCGGCTCCTCGAGAGCGTGCTGACCGCCGCCGGAACGTCGACGGTCAGCGGCGAGGTGGCGAACCTCTATCGGCTCCTCACGGCCGACGACGTGAGCAGCGGGATGCGGACGGAGGCACGGGCGCGCCTCGAACGCGACGGCGTCGACGTCGACGGCCTCGAACGCGACTTCGTCACGTACCAAGCCATCCGCTCGTATCTGACCGAGTACCGCGACGCCGAGTACGAGGAGCCGTCCGCGGCCGAACGGGTCGAGAGCGTCCTCGAAACCATCCAGCGCCTCCGCTCCCGCCTGCGTTCGATCACGGAGGGGAGCCTGGACCGTCTGCGGTCGACCGACAGACTCACCCTCGGCACGTTCCGTCTGTTCGTCGACGTCGACGTACTCTGTGAGGACTGTGGCGCCCAGTACGGCGTCGCCGAACTGCTCGAACGGGGCGGGTGCGACTGCGAGGACGACTAA
- a CDS encoding NUDIX hydrolase produces the protein MVAQDTTYVQKACAYVTRGGSEVLVFEGPSHDGLQIPKGTVESWETPREALYREVVEESGLATFGDVERLVTDVWTRRESPPKRYVRHFYHVRVHEPRDAWTHTVTGTGPERGAEFAFSWLDLGTDARFALDLDDYLGRLTDVDAGGVGPSVAAD, from the coding sequence ATGGTAGCACAGGACACGACGTACGTCCAGAAGGCGTGTGCCTACGTCACCCGCGGTGGGTCGGAGGTGCTGGTGTTCGAGGGGCCGAGCCACGACGGCTTGCAGATACCGAAAGGAACCGTCGAATCGTGGGAGACACCGCGGGAGGCCCTGTACCGCGAAGTCGTCGAAGAGAGCGGCCTCGCGACGTTCGGGGACGTCGAACGCCTCGTCACCGACGTGTGGACGCGTCGCGAGTCGCCGCCGAAGCGGTACGTCCGCCACTTCTACCACGTACGGGTGCACGAACCGCGGGACGCGTGGACCCACACCGTCACCGGAACGGGTCCCGAACGCGGGGCGGAGTTCGCCTTCTCCTGGCTCGACCTCGGGACGGACGCCCGTTTCGCCCTCGACCTCGACGACTACCTCGGGAGGCTAACCGACGTGGACGCCGGGGGCGTGGGACCGAGCGTTGCCGCCGACTGA